One genomic window of Leptospira paudalimensis includes the following:
- a CDS encoding ArsR/SmtB family transcription factor, whose amino-acid sequence MQKEGKGTDLIFKAMADPNRRKVLDLLFSKNGQTLTQLCEKLDMQRQSASQHIEILVKANLVTVVWKGREKLHFLNPVPIYEVYERWVRKFEENRLGFLHEIKTQLEGESHGTI is encoded by the coding sequence GTGCAAAAAGAAGGAAAAGGGACAGACCTCATATTCAAGGCAATGGCAGATCCGAACCGGAGAAAGGTTCTAGACCTTCTATTCTCTAAAAATGGACAAACTCTGACCCAACTCTGCGAAAAACTCGACATGCAAAGGCAATCGGCTTCCCAACACATCGAGATTTTGGTCAAGGCAAACCTGGTAACAGTGGTTTGGAAAGGAAGAGAGAAACTTCATTTTCTCAATCCTGTTCCGATTTACGAAGTTTATGAACGATGGGTACGTAAATTTGAAGAGAATCGTTTAGGATTTTTACACGAAATCAAAACACAATTGGAAGGAGAAAGCCATGGAACAATATAA
- a CDS encoding SRPBCC family protein — protein MEQYNFVYVTFILSTPEKVWNAITDPEITSKYWSDPLSKNPAHINVSEWKLGSEWKHVKMDETKTVDIVGKVLEIDPPNKLVISWSRPKDKDDESKHSRVTFEISNYANGLVRLTVTHLDLDPQMFNGISSGWPSVLSNLKTYLETGKHLAGHIHL, from the coding sequence ATGGAACAATATAACTTTGTTTATGTGACATTTATTTTAAGTACACCAGAAAAGGTATGGAATGCAATCACCGATCCAGAAATCACAAGTAAGTATTGGTCAGATCCTTTGTCCAAAAATCCTGCTCATATCAATGTATCAGAATGGAAACTTGGATCGGAGTGGAAACATGTGAAGATGGATGAAACAAAAACCGTTGATATCGTAGGTAAAGTTTTGGAAATAGATCCTCCTAACAAATTAGTGATTTCATGGTCACGACCGAAAGATAAAGACGATGAATCAAAACACTCTCGAGTCACGTTCGAAATTTCCAATTATGCAAATGGACTTGTTCGATTGACTGTCACTCACTTAGATTTAGACCCACAAATGTTTAATGGCATTTCGTCTGGATGGCCAAGTGTTCTTTCCAATCTAAAAACGTACTTAGAAACAGGTAAGCACTTAGCAGGACATATCCATTTGTGA
- a CDS encoding YceI family protein: MKIFYSILALFIVGILGPIVAEENCEYEYDPNKTNLEWTAFKFTEKTGVKGKFDNIRVTGKTKDKSKFGVAEKIRFQIDSSSVNSSNPDRDAKIKKFFFGSVKGNHKLTGHFSDLSSGETGTAKLHLQFGKFKTSVPVNFVWKEDTVEVVGTVDVATLGLTQGLSKLNAECNDLHKGADGVSKLWPTVDVKVVSTLKKVCK, encoded by the coding sequence ATGAAAATTTTTTATTCTATTTTAGCTTTATTCATTGTCGGCATTTTGGGGCCAATTGTTGCAGAAGAAAATTGTGAATATGAGTATGATCCGAACAAAACCAACTTAGAATGGACAGCGTTCAAGTTTACTGAAAAAACAGGTGTTAAAGGTAAATTTGATAACATTCGAGTGACGGGAAAAACGAAAGACAAATCAAAGTTTGGTGTCGCAGAAAAAATTCGATTCCAAATTGACAGTTCGTCCGTGAACTCATCCAATCCAGACCGTGATGCCAAAATCAAAAAGTTTTTCTTTGGATCTGTAAAAGGAAATCATAAATTAACAGGTCATTTTTCAGACCTCTCATCGGGAGAAACTGGCACGGCAAAATTACACCTTCAATTTGGAAAATTCAAAACATCAGTTCCCGTAAACTTTGTATGGAAAGAGGATACGGTAGAAGTAGTGGGAACAGTGGATGTGGCAACTCTTGGTTTAACACAAGGTTTATCTAAATTAAATGCCGAGTGTAATGATTTACACAAAGGTGCAGATGGAGTGAGTAAACTTTGGCCTACAGTTGATGTGAAAGTAGTTTCCACATTGAAAAAAGTTTGTAAGTAA
- a CDS encoding DUF1801 domain-containing protein, giving the protein MDKEIQNYHQSLSQTEQEICNLLYDVINTSLSKSEHKIWHGHPVWFLNGNPIVGYSKRKSCIQLLFWSGQSFEIEGLTPEGSFKAAVARFTDVKQIKKKDLKLWLTQSKKIQWDYKNIVKRKGKLERLK; this is encoded by the coding sequence ATGGACAAAGAAATTCAAAACTATCATCAATCTTTATCCCAAACAGAACAAGAAATTTGTAACTTGTTGTATGATGTGATTAATACATCACTTTCAAAATCTGAACATAAAATTTGGCATGGGCATCCTGTTTGGTTCCTGAATGGAAATCCTATTGTAGGTTATAGTAAACGAAAATCATGTATCCAACTTCTCTTTTGGAGTGGCCAAAGTTTTGAGATAGAAGGCCTCACACCAGAAGGTAGTTTTAAAGCAGCAGTAGCTCGATTTACAGATGTAAAACAAATCAAGAAAAAAGATCTAAAACTATGGCTTACCCAATCAAAAAAAATACAGTGGGATTATAAAAACATTGTAAAACGAAAAGGGAAACTAGAGAGACTCAAATAA
- a CDS encoding HlyD family efflux transporter periplasmic adaptor subunit — translation MSPKWKLRKNLPSYRLVQTALPAQSLAYILTVIFFLSVLILLYVPWQQTTMGFGRVVAYAPLDRQQVIESPISGRVVKWHVHEGTRVKKGDPIIDISDNDPNFITRIREERNALLQRLEAARSREDNIRSRILSLRSSKGSAVSAADSRMMMARDRVRASEQAVDAAKAALKTANLNLDRQKQLWEKGLTSKRTLELAELDHTNAETGLDRARATYDAAVKEERALNSDTGKVQQDAEASINDAKASLASAQSEVARVLEELPKLDARLSRQENQEVFAPRDGTIMRILVNPDTQQVKEGDGVAILVPDAEDKAVELFISGNDIPLVGEGRKVRLQFQGYPVLQISGWPETAVGTFGGVVKLVDITDNGSGNFRVLVIPDNEDRQWPSSRYLRQGVRAKGWIFLNRVSVGYELWRRFNDFPPNLPMDDPEMKSLLDENGGGEKTK, via the coding sequence ATGTCACCCAAATGGAAACTTCGCAAAAATCTGCCATCATATCGATTGGTACAAACTGCGCTTCCAGCACAAAGTTTAGCTTATATCTTAACGGTTATTTTTTTTCTTAGTGTTCTCATCTTACTTTATGTTCCATGGCAACAAACCACTATGGGTTTTGGAAGAGTCGTGGCATATGCGCCACTAGATCGCCAACAAGTAATTGAATCTCCAATTAGTGGTAGAGTTGTTAAATGGCATGTCCATGAAGGTACTCGTGTTAAAAAAGGAGATCCTATTATTGATATTTCGGACAATGATCCCAATTTTATCACTAGGATTCGCGAAGAAAGAAATGCACTCTTACAAAGACTCGAAGCTGCTCGCTCCAGAGAAGATAACATCCGTTCTAGGATATTAAGTTTACGTTCGTCAAAGGGAAGTGCTGTGAGTGCAGCCGATTCTCGTATGATGATGGCGAGGGATAGAGTTCGTGCCAGCGAACAAGCAGTAGATGCCGCAAAAGCTGCCTTAAAAACAGCAAATCTCAATTTAGACCGCCAAAAACAATTATGGGAAAAGGGTTTAACTTCCAAACGTACATTAGAACTTGCAGAACTTGATCATACAAATGCAGAAACCGGTCTCGATCGTGCAAGGGCAACTTATGATGCCGCTGTCAAAGAAGAACGAGCATTAAATAGTGATACAGGAAAAGTCCAACAAGATGCTGAAGCATCTATTAATGATGCAAAGGCATCTCTTGCTTCTGCACAATCTGAGGTTGCGAGAGTTTTAGAAGAACTACCTAAATTAGATGCAAGGTTATCAAGACAAGAAAATCAGGAAGTGTTTGCACCAAGAGATGGAACCATCATGAGAATCCTTGTGAATCCAGACACACAACAAGTGAAAGAAGGTGATGGAGTTGCCATCCTTGTCCCAGATGCGGAAGACAAAGCTGTAGAGTTATTTATATCAGGGAATGACATTCCGTTAGTTGGTGAAGGAAGAAAAGTTCGTTTACAATTCCAAGGGTATCCAGTTTTACAAATCAGTGGTTGGCCCGAAACTGCTGTTGGTACTTTTGGTGGTGTTGTCAAACTAGTGGACATCACTGACAATGGATCAGGAAATTTTCGTGTCCTTGTAATCCCTGATAATGAAGATCGACAGTGGCCTTCGAGTCGTTACCTCAGACAAGGGGTAAGAGCAAAAGGATGGATTTTTCTCAATCGAGTCAGTGTTGGTTATGAATTGTGGAGAAGGTTCAACGATTTCCCTCCAAATTTACCAATGGATGATCCTGAAATGAAATCGTTGTTAGATGAGAATGGAGGAGGAGAGAAAACAAAATGA
- the ligA gene encoding NAD-dependent DNA ligase LigA produces MPKKTKAEDPKKRILELRKEINRHNDLYYKNNAPIISDKEFDLLVKELQKLEKENPQLADSSSPTTQVGSDLSPQFSKFKHKVPVLSLENTYNESELSEWLEKTGVEETYSLEWKIDGASILLYYENGKLTNCVTRGTGGIGDIVTENVKTISSIPQNLSEPMNLTVRGEIFMTFADFEEFNEEYGGKFANPRNLAAGSIKQKDPLEVAKRPLRIFVYDVYFSSSRKGINSHKDILNVLKKEKFPLAPDTTILSGTKLIKEIESFRKKKDKMPFPVDGLVIKLDSLNLRENLGETSHSPRWARAFKFDALLKETTIEEIDFAIGRTGKVTPRARVTPISLAGTTVTYATLHNQDYIDQLGAGIGAKVLISKRGEIIPAVEKVTFPPKTVFVLPKECPSCNTKLTKVDDSVDLFCTNRHCPERKLNQLIFFCSKKQMNIEGLGERQIQIFFEKGWVKDIPDLYTLEKYKPTILELDGFGDKSVKIIFDAIEKSKEKDFRFTLPSIGLNEVGPKVTEILIENGYDSWDKLLTLAKSKSAAEELKAIHGIGPRTIDALLTHLKDKETLKLVNTLIKLGLKFEADQTEKSELQPFVGQSWCVTGSFENFQPRDLAMDLITKHGGKKVTGVSSKTTHLLYGPGAGSKLDKAKELGVKLVSESEFLSLLKKEGISIS; encoded by the coding sequence TTGCCTAAAAAAACAAAAGCCGAAGATCCAAAAAAAAGAATTTTGGAACTTCGTAAAGAAATCAATCGTCACAATGATTTATATTATAAAAACAATGCTCCGATCATATCTGACAAAGAATTTGATCTTCTTGTTAAAGAACTCCAAAAATTAGAAAAAGAAAATCCCCAATTAGCAGATTCCTCATCACCTACAACACAAGTAGGTTCAGACCTTAGCCCGCAATTTAGTAAATTCAAACACAAAGTTCCTGTATTATCTTTAGAAAACACCTATAATGAATCTGAACTTTCCGAATGGTTAGAAAAAACCGGTGTGGAAGAAACTTATTCCTTAGAATGGAAAATTGATGGCGCCTCCATATTGTTATACTATGAAAATGGAAAACTTACCAATTGTGTGACAAGAGGTACTGGTGGAATTGGTGATATCGTCACAGAAAATGTGAAAACCATTTCTTCCATTCCACAAAACCTATCAGAGCCAATGAACCTCACAGTTCGTGGCGAAATTTTTATGACCTTCGCTGATTTTGAAGAATTTAATGAAGAGTATGGTGGAAAATTTGCCAATCCTAGAAATTTAGCCGCAGGTTCTATCAAACAAAAAGATCCACTTGAGGTCGCAAAACGACCGTTAAGAATCTTTGTATATGATGTTTATTTTTCTAGTTCAAGAAAAGGAATCAATTCTCATAAAGATATTTTAAATGTGTTAAAAAAAGAAAAATTCCCTTTAGCTCCTGACACAACTATACTTTCTGGAACTAAATTAATCAAAGAAATTGAATCGTTCCGAAAGAAAAAAGATAAAATGCCATTCCCTGTGGATGGACTTGTCATCAAACTTGATTCCTTAAACTTACGGGAAAACCTCGGAGAAACAAGCCATTCCCCTCGTTGGGCGAGGGCTTTTAAGTTTGATGCACTACTAAAAGAAACAACGATAGAAGAAATCGATTTTGCAATTGGTCGTACTGGTAAAGTCACACCACGAGCAAGAGTGACTCCGATTTCCCTTGCTGGAACTACAGTTACTTACGCCACCTTACACAACCAAGACTATATCGATCAACTTGGCGCTGGAATCGGTGCCAAGGTACTCATCTCCAAACGTGGTGAGATCATTCCCGCGGTGGAAAAAGTAACGTTTCCTCCCAAAACTGTTTTTGTTTTACCTAAAGAATGTCCGTCGTGTAACACAAAATTAACGAAAGTCGATGATTCCGTTGATTTGTTTTGTACAAATCGTCATTGCCCAGAAAGGAAACTAAACCAACTCATCTTTTTCTGTAGCAAAAAACAAATGAACATCGAAGGACTTGGCGAAAGGCAAATTCAGATTTTTTTTGAAAAGGGTTGGGTAAAAGACATTCCTGACTTATATACTTTAGAAAAATACAAACCTACCATACTAGAGTTAGATGGTTTCGGAGATAAATCTGTAAAAATCATATTTGATGCTATTGAAAAATCAAAAGAAAAAGACTTTCGATTCACACTTCCTTCCATTGGTCTAAATGAAGTTGGTCCTAAGGTGACTGAAATCCTCATAGAAAATGGTTATGATTCCTGGGATAAACTGCTCACTTTAGCTAAATCAAAATCAGCAGCCGAAGAACTTAAGGCGATCCATGGCATAGGACCACGAACCATAGATGCATTACTCACCCACCTCAAAGACAAAGAAACTTTAAAACTGGTAAACACCCTCATCAAACTTGGTCTTAAATTTGAAGCAGACCAAACCGAAAAAAGCGAATTACAACCATTTGTTGGGCAAAGTTGGTGTGTCACTGGAAGTTTCGAAAATTTCCAACCTCGTGACCTAGCCATGGATCTCATCACAAAACATGGTGGTAAAAAAGTAACAGGGGTTTCCTCCAAAACCACTCACCTACTCTATGGGCCAGGTGCTGGATCCAAACTAGACAAAGCAAAGGAACTAGGCGTGAAATTGGTTTCGGAATCTGAGTTTTTGAGTTTATTGAAAAAAGAAGGGATTAGCATCTCATAA
- a CDS encoding SanA/YdcF family protein produces MTNRDSYINKTLRFLSRVKWKSLFLGLLVIFGILSFVTLASNLGFWILYENSVHTNHPSEIPEADVAIVPGAAVYGKTPSPILMDRLACGLELYKAGKVKKILLSGDNGKSDYNELRPMLEYMLSHQVKPDDIFVDHAGFRTLDTLIRAKEVFLVTKAIFVSQSFFLPRAMYLGKELELELYGYECNLRTYKKETYYLFREFSARMLAWWDIQWDTPPKYLGKPYPIEGSGMSTWKGSIPVSIPK; encoded by the coding sequence ATGACGAACCGCGATTCCTACATAAATAAGACGCTCCGATTCCTTTCACGGGTCAAGTGGAAATCCCTGTTTCTGGGATTGTTGGTTATTTTTGGAATTCTTAGTTTTGTCACATTGGCATCCAATTTGGGATTTTGGATTCTGTATGAAAATTCAGTTCACACCAATCATCCTTCGGAAATCCCTGAGGCAGATGTTGCCATTGTTCCTGGTGCTGCCGTGTATGGAAAAACTCCATCTCCTATCCTAATGGACCGTTTGGCTTGCGGATTAGAGCTCTACAAAGCGGGTAAGGTCAAAAAAATCTTACTCTCTGGTGATAATGGAAAATCAGATTATAACGAACTTCGACCAATGCTCGAGTACATGTTGTCCCACCAAGTGAAACCTGATGATATATTTGTGGACCATGCTGGTTTTCGGACTTTGGATACACTCATCCGAGCAAAAGAAGTATTTTTGGTAACCAAAGCAATTTTTGTAAGCCAATCCTTTTTTTTACCAAGAGCAATGTATCTTGGAAAAGAGTTAGAACTAGAGTTATACGGTTACGAATGCAATTTACGAACCTATAAAAAAGAAACGTATTATCTCTTTCGAGAATTTTCAGCAAGGATGCTTGCTTGGTGGGACATCCAATGGGACACACCTCCCAAGTATTTAGGAAAACCATATCCCATTGAAGGGAGTGGGATGAGTACTTGGAAAGGATCAATACCGGTATCAATTCCGAAATGA
- a CDS encoding M23 family metallopeptidase, translating to MKKKIKEITSVFSQDNPKIKKQIDKVKEKGHQRMTILVIPHGYDSSFHFQISHFTILFFLGLTLGLLSLAIYGIVGSNNTQTQINQLSKIYGTYFDTYITHANQLEEMKEEYSKLNENMLELFTLIDGNDEELLKIPAEDWIESSAIESLQKEEKEDKQLDVGRKYLSEIYELRQLKHRMDNYQRLAEANFQFLYQRSDILSRSPLFNPMYSYNLTSPFGMRKSPTTGYWEYHDGLDMANAVGTPIYASAPGRVVRVTYSNVGYGHHIIIQHDFGFSTLYGHCSRIYVRSGQEVKAGEQIAEVGATGNVTGPHLHYEIFISEEGKTDPEQYMQAGVY from the coding sequence ATGAAGAAAAAAATTAAAGAGATTACGTCTGTTTTTTCACAAGACAATCCGAAAATCAAGAAACAGATTGATAAGGTGAAAGAAAAAGGTCACCAAAGGATGACCATTCTTGTCATCCCCCATGGTTACGATAGTTCCTTCCACTTCCAGATTTCACACTTTACCATCCTATTTTTTTTAGGCCTCACTTTAGGTCTATTGAGTTTAGCAATTTATGGAATTGTTGGTTCCAATAATACACAAACTCAAATCAACCAACTTTCCAAAATTTATGGAACGTATTTTGATACTTATATCACTCATGCCAATCAATTAGAAGAAATGAAGGAAGAGTATTCCAAACTCAACGAAAACATGTTGGAACTCTTTACGTTGATAGATGGGAATGATGAGGAACTCTTAAAAATTCCAGCAGAAGATTGGATTGAATCATCAGCCATTGAATCTTTACAAAAAGAAGAAAAAGAAGACAAACAATTGGATGTAGGTCGTAAGTATCTAAGTGAAATTTACGAATTAAGACAATTAAAACATCGAATGGATAATTACCAACGATTGGCAGAAGCAAATTTTCAATTTTTATACCAAAGGTCAGATATCTTATCTCGCTCTCCATTGTTTAATCCAATGTATTCCTATAATTTAACATCTCCATTTGGAATGCGTAAATCACCTACTACTGGTTATTGGGAATACCACGATGGTTTAGACATGGCAAATGCTGTTGGAACACCTATCTATGCGTCTGCACCAGGGAGAGTTGTTAGGGTCACATACTCCAACGTGGGATACGGACATCATATCATCATCCAACATGATTTCGGCTTTAGTACGTTATACGGTCATTGTTCTAGAATTTATGTTCGTTCAGGACAAGAAGTAAAAGCTGGAGAACAAATTGCAGAAGTTGGAGCAACAGGAAATGTTACTGGACCTCACCTTCATTATGAAATTTTTATTTCCGAGGAAGGAAAAACGGATCCAGAACAATACATGCAAGCGGGAGTATACTGA
- a CDS encoding GNAT family N-acetyltransferase: MLNISIKKLSADNLFEFLDLIRVFEDVFEMKQFQMPNESYLQSLLSRDDFFVFVTLIDGKVIAGLTAYLLRQYYSERPLVYIFDLAVQTKWQRKGVGKTLIRNINEYCRKEGMEEVFVQADVADEYALDFYRSTGGLPEEVIHFTYPLN; this comes from the coding sequence ATGTTAAATATAAGTATAAAAAAACTATCTGCAGATAATTTGTTTGAGTTTCTAGATCTCATTCGTGTTTTTGAAGATGTATTTGAAATGAAACAGTTTCAAATGCCAAACGAGAGTTACCTTCAATCTCTTTTATCACGAGATGATTTTTTTGTGTTTGTTACATTAATTGATGGAAAGGTAATCGCTGGACTCACTGCTTATCTATTGAGACAGTATTATTCCGAAAGACCACTGGTTTATATTTTTGATTTAGCGGTACAAACGAAATGGCAACGAAAAGGAGTTGGTAAAACATTAATTCGAAACATCAATGAATATTGTAGAAAAGAGGGCATGGAAGAAGTATTTGTCCAAGCAGATGTAGCTGATGAGTATGCTTTGGATTTTTACAGATCTACAGGTGGTCTACCAGAAGAGGTTATACACTTCACGTATCCTTTAAATTAA
- a CDS encoding ABC transporter transmembrane domain-containing protein: MLKLIKSLLRHFRSQLFKTKEIELPIRLSTGESLAQSILDFLSESLSIQSVPSQILEGFRSLRSKFPHEAKLEFLDYLIAASHQYQIKLNFVQKSILEIRSYITKEAPFLFQIKNKELGLPEFYAILGYHASSYLIRPLHNHIGDEEWVSEKEFLKVFEIKSTKDVVDWIVAEPMFPFSSQKESHSTSSAVKNAIKQIYHLIRIESKDVWIVFIYGIGIGILSLVVPVATSSLVNIVAFGVLLQPVIILTFLVVFFLGFAGAMQTIQIYVVEILQRRVFVRIATEFAVRFPRIKQDALDKHHNPELVNRFFDTMTIQKSIHSLLVDGLAVVLTTVIGFVLISFYHPIFIVFSLFILVVGGYVVIYQLGKPASENYIKISKEKYKVAAWLEEISRHSALFHSTFGSHFAIERADSIIRDYLFARKKYFSVYIKQIIGLVGIQALASAIVLGIGGYLVIHRQLTIGQLVAAELVIAKVLNDISKFGKQLDSFYSLIAAVDKINSVFHLPTLTAKTVPFEIPKGPIQVQLSGVDYSLANGHKIFNQFNLKVQAGKTIGVTSNTPYDAHILLDLLSGLREPNSGIVEYNHQNIHEVSKEQIQSYTVLIRGNEIFEGTILENIRVGREEISLITIRDLLEDLGLWKTIQSLPQGIHTQLLTFGHPFDNVQSALLILTRAIIGNPKLILIDGILDQLPPPLLTSCLKVLLQKNREWTVFIVSKSPTILGQMDQILRLEDDSHSLKVNS; the protein is encoded by the coding sequence ATGTTAAAATTAATAAAATCGTTGCTTCGCCATTTCCGAAGCCAACTCTTCAAAACAAAGGAAATCGAACTTCCCATACGACTTTCGACTGGTGAGTCTCTCGCTCAGTCCATTTTAGATTTTTTATCCGAATCTTTAAGTATCCAATCTGTCCCTAGCCAAATATTGGAAGGTTTCCGATCACTTCGTAGCAAATTCCCACATGAAGCAAAACTGGAATTCCTCGATTACTTAATAGCAGCTTCTCACCAATACCAAATTAAACTTAACTTCGTCCAAAAATCCATTTTGGAGATTCGGAGTTATATCACAAAAGAAGCACCTTTTTTATTTCAAATTAAAAATAAGGAACTTGGTCTTCCTGAATTTTATGCGATTTTAGGATACCATGCATCCTCTTATCTCATACGACCTTTACACAATCATATTGGTGATGAAGAATGGGTTTCCGAAAAAGAATTTCTAAAAGTATTCGAAATCAAATCAACAAAGGATGTTGTGGATTGGATTGTCGCAGAACCAATGTTTCCCTTTTCATCGCAAAAGGAATCTCATTCCACATCCTCTGCAGTCAAAAATGCAATCAAACAAATTTATCATCTCATACGCATTGAGTCAAAGGATGTTTGGATTGTTTTTATTTATGGAATTGGAATTGGAATTTTATCTTTAGTTGTTCCAGTTGCAACCTCTTCCTTAGTCAATATTGTTGCCTTCGGGGTTTTATTACAACCTGTCATCATTCTAACTTTCTTAGTTGTCTTCTTTTTGGGTTTTGCAGGAGCAATGCAAACCATTCAAATTTATGTCGTAGAAATTTTACAAAGAAGAGTGTTTGTTAGGATCGCCACTGAGTTTGCTGTTCGTTTTCCAAGGATCAAACAAGATGCCTTAGACAAACACCATAATCCTGAACTTGTGAATCGATTTTTTGATACAATGACCATTCAAAAATCCATTCATTCATTATTGGTTGATGGATTAGCAGTTGTCTTAACAACCGTTATCGGATTCGTACTCATCTCATTTTACCATCCTATCTTTATTGTTTTTTCTTTGTTTATATTGGTTGTTGGTGGTTACGTTGTAATCTACCAACTAGGAAAACCTGCTTCTGAAAACTACATCAAAATTTCAAAAGAGAAGTATAAGGTAGCTGCATGGCTCGAGGAAATTTCGAGGCATTCCGCTTTATTTCATTCTACGTTTGGGTCTCATTTTGCAATTGAAAGAGCAGATTCTATTATCCGCGATTATCTTTTTGCTCGTAAAAAATACTTCTCTGTTTACATCAAACAAATCATTGGACTTGTCGGCATACAAGCGTTAGCAAGTGCAATTGTCTTAGGGATTGGTGGTTATTTGGTCATTCATAGACAACTTACAATTGGACAATTAGTTGCCGCAGAATTAGTGATTGCAAAGGTTCTAAATGATATATCCAAGTTTGGAAAACAATTGGATAGTTTTTATAGTTTAATAGCAGCAGTTGATAAAATTAATTCGGTTTTCCATTTACCGACATTAACTGCTAAAACAGTTCCTTTTGAAATTCCGAAAGGACCGATCCAGGTTCAATTATCAGGAGTAGATTATTCACTTGCCAACGGACATAAAATTTTCAACCAATTCAATTTAAAAGTCCAAGCAGGAAAAACAATCGGTGTCACTTCCAATACACCTTACGATGCGCATATCTTACTTGATTTACTCAGCGGACTAAGAGAACCAAACTCTGGAATTGTTGAATACAACCATCAAAATATCCATGAAGTTTCAAAAGAGCAGATTCAATCGTATACAGTTCTCATCAGAGGGAATGAAATTTTTGAAGGAACGATTTTAGAAAATATCCGAGTGGGACGCGAAGAAATTTCTCTGATTACAATACGAGATCTATTAGAAGATTTAGGACTTTGGAAAACAATTCAATCTTTACCACAAGGAATCCACACACAACTGTTAACTTTTGGGCATCCTTTTGACAATGTCCAATCTGCATTGTTAATCCTAACAAGAGCTATCATTGGAAATCCGAAACTGATCCTGATTGATGGAATTCTTGACCAATTACCACCACCTTTGTTAACTTCTTGTTTGAAAGTTTTGCTCCAAAAAAATCGGGAATGGACAGTATTCATTGTATCCAAATCACCAACCATACTGGGACAAATGGACCAAATCCTGCGCTTAGAAGATGATTCTCATTCCTTAAAGGTTAATTCATAA